The Halorientalis sp. IM1011 genome window below encodes:
- the hpt gene encoding hypoxanthine/guanine phosphoribosyltransferase — protein MDRLQESLREAPIIEKDGYHYFVHPISDGVPMLKPELLREIVIKIIRKAELEDVDKIVTPAAMGIHISTAVSLMTDIPLVVVRKRQYGLDGEVSLSQVTGYSESEMYVNDVYEGDRVLLLDDVLSTGGTLSALTGALEDIGADVVDSVAVIKKVGGENKIEDSDYQVKTLINVDVVDGEVVVVDEFGDG, from the coding sequence ATGGATCGACTGCAGGAGTCGCTTCGGGAGGCCCCGATCATCGAGAAGGACGGCTATCACTACTTCGTCCACCCGATCAGCGACGGCGTCCCGATGCTCAAACCCGAGTTGCTCCGGGAGATCGTCATCAAGATCATCCGGAAAGCGGAGCTGGAGGACGTCGACAAGATCGTCACCCCGGCGGCCATGGGCATCCACATCTCCACCGCCGTCTCGCTGATGACCGACATCCCGCTGGTCGTCGTCCGCAAACGCCAGTACGGCCTCGACGGCGAGGTCTCGCTCTCGCAGGTCACCGGCTACTCCGAGAGCGAGATGTACGTCAACGACGTCTACGAGGGCGACCGCGTGCTCCTGCTCGACGACGTGCTCTCGACCGGCGGCACCCTCAGCGCCCTCACCGGCGCGCTCGAGGACATCGGCGCGGACGTGGTCGACAGCGTCGCCGTCATCAAGAAGGTCGGCGGCGAGAACAAGATCGAGGATTCGGACTACCAGGTCAAGACGCTCATCAACGTCGACGTGGTCGACGGCGAAGTGGTCGTCGTCGACGAGTTCGGCGACGGCTGA